One genomic segment of Kocuria rhizophila DC2201 includes these proteins:
- the panD gene encoding aspartate 1-decarboxylase: MLRTMFTGKIHRATVTQADLHYVGSVTVDQDLLDAAGILPGELVAVVDVTNGARLETYTIAGERGSGVLGINGAAAHLVHPGDLVILIAYGLMDTAEAQTYEPRVVHVDERNRIVALGSDPADAVVGDVVRPPHAREHGRAREDAATTRA; the protein is encoded by the coding sequence ATGCTGCGCACCATGTTCACCGGCAAGATCCACCGGGCCACCGTCACGCAGGCGGACCTGCACTACGTGGGCTCCGTGACCGTGGACCAGGACCTGCTCGACGCCGCCGGGATCCTCCCCGGTGAGCTCGTGGCCGTCGTGGACGTCACCAACGGCGCCCGGCTCGAGACCTACACGATCGCCGGTGAGCGCGGCAGCGGTGTGCTGGGCATCAACGGCGCCGCCGCGCACCTGGTGCACCCCGGGGACCTCGTGATCCTGATTGCCTACGGCCTCATGGACACCGCGGAGGCGCAGACGTACGAGCCCCGCGTGGTGCACGTGGACGAGCGCAACAGGATCGTGGCCCTCGGCTCGGACCCGGCGGACGCCGTGGTCGGGGACGTGGTGCGCCCGCCGCACGCCCGAGAGCACGGCCGCGCCCGGGAGGACGCCGCCACCACCCGCGCGTGA
- the dcd gene encoding dCTP deaminase, which produces MLISDRDIRRHLDSGRVRLEPSDPAMVQPASVDVRLDRWFRLFDNHKYAHIDPEQEQPELTRLVEVAPDEPFVLHPGEFVLGATYEKVTLPDDIAARLEGKSSLGRLGLLTHSTAGFIDPGFSGHVTLELSNMATLPIKLWPGSKVGQLCFFQLSSPTEHPYGSGAYGNRYQGQRGPTASRSHLNFHRTVIE; this is translated from the coding sequence GTGCTCATCTCAGACCGCGACATCCGCCGTCACCTGGACTCCGGGCGCGTGCGCCTCGAGCCCAGCGATCCCGCCATGGTCCAGCCCGCGAGCGTGGACGTGCGCCTGGACCGCTGGTTCCGGCTGTTCGACAACCACAAGTACGCGCACATCGACCCCGAGCAGGAGCAGCCCGAGCTGACCCGCCTGGTGGAGGTGGCCCCGGACGAGCCGTTCGTGCTGCACCCGGGGGAGTTCGTGCTGGGTGCCACGTACGAGAAGGTCACGCTGCCCGACGACATCGCCGCCCGGCTCGAGGGCAAGTCCTCGCTCGGACGCCTGGGGCTGCTCACCCACTCGACCGCCGGGTTCATCGACCCGGGGTTCTCGGGGCACGTGACGCTGGAGCTGTCCAACATGGCCACCCTGCCCATCAAGCTGTGGCCGGGCTCCAAGGTGGGCCAGCTGTGCTTCTTCCAGCTCTCCTCGCCCACCGAGCACCCCTACGGCAGCGGCGCGTACGGCAACCGGTACCAGGGCCAGCGCGGCCCCACGGCCTCGCGCAGCCACCTGAACTTCCACCGCACGGTCATCGAGTAG